DNA from Streptomyces rishiriensis:
CGCGGTTCTGCTGTGCGTGGCCGTCACCGTCGCCGTGCACGCGCGGCGCACCGGGCTCGCCGTACGCGCCGCGCTGCGGACGGCGACCGCCGAGGCCGAGCGGTCCGCCCAGGAGCGCGACCTCCAGGCGGAGCGATGGCGCCGCGAGCACCAGCGGCACACCGACGCCACCGCACACGAACGGGCCCGGCTCGCCGAGGAGTTCACCAGGGAACGCGCCGTGCGCGCCCAGGAGGCCGAGGCCGAACGGGCCCGGCTCGCGGCCGAGGTGCGCAGGCTCTCCGAGCAGCTCGACCGCGCCCTCGGCGACCGCGACACCGCGATCGCCGCGACCGCCAACGCCGCGGCCCGGATGCAGGCACTGGCCACCGGCACACTGGCCGACCTGCGGGCCATGGAGGAACGGCACAGCGACGAGGACGTCCTCGCCGACCTGCTGCACCTGGACCACCGCACGGCCCAGGCCGGCCGTCTCGCCGACTCCGTCGCCGTCCTCACCGGCGCGCGTTCGGGCCGCCGCTGGGCGCGTCCCATCTCGATGGAGTCCGTTCTGCGCGGTGCCATGGGCCGGATCAGCGGTTACCAGCGCATCCGCCTGCACTCCGTCAGTGACACCGCGGTGGCCGGACACGCGGCGGAGGGCGTGATGCACGCGCTTGCCGAAGTGCTGGACAACGCGGCCAACTTCTCGCCTCCCAACGCCGAGGTGCACGTCTACGTCGAGGAAGTACCGGCGGGAGCCATCGTCTCGGTGGAGGACAGCGGGCTCGTCATGAGCGACGTCCAGCTGCGCCGCGCGGAACGGGCCGTCTCCGGCGACGCGGGCGGACTCGGCGGGCTCACCGGTACCCGGCTCGGCCTCGCCGTGGTGGGACGCCTCTCGCGCAAGCACGGCATGAAGGTGTCCTTCCGGCCGTCCGCGCGCGGCGGCACCGGGGTCCTCATCCTCATCCCCCAGGACATCCTCACCACGGCGCCGTCCCCCGTGCGACGCCCGGCGGACCCGCCCGCGCGCAGCGCCCCGACGCGCGCCCCGCAGCCGGACCTCGGTGCGCCCGCGCCCGCCGACGCGCCCCCGCAGCAGACCGAGGCCCAGGAGAGCGGCGCCGACGCCGCACGGACAGGCGACGAGCTGCCCAAGCGCCGGCGCGGCCGCACCCTGGCCGCCGCCGAGAGCGCACGCGCCGCCGCCCAGAGCGTCGAGCGCCGTACCGACCCGCCCGAGGACATCCGCACGCGCGCCAACCGCTTCGGCGCCTTCCGCCAGGCGGTGCGCGCCGCCGGCGCGGCGGAGCGCACGGGCGGGCACCCGCTGCCGACCGTCCCCGACGACCCGCACTCCACGCCGTCCCCGCAGACCGAGACGGCTCCCGGCAGTCCCACCCCCTCGCACCCGGAAGGCGACACCACCTCATGACCGGCACGACCACCGCCGACGAGAAGCTCACCTGGCTCATAGAAGGGCTCCTCGAGCGCACCCCGGGCGCCCG
Protein-coding regions in this window:
- a CDS encoding ATP-binding protein, translating into MTAPAPSGDRSTIRSLLPLPLLTAALSALAVLWTVTSVPKSAQTLVGCGGAAAAVLLCVAVTVAVHARRTGLAVRAALRTATAEAERSAQERDLQAERWRREHQRHTDATAHERARLAEEFTRERAVRAQEAEAERARLAAEVRRLSEQLDRALGDRDTAIAATANAAARMQALATGTLADLRAMEERHSDEDVLADLLHLDHRTAQAGRLADSVAVLTGARSGRRWARPISMESVLRGAMGRISGYQRIRLHSVSDTAVAGHAAEGVMHALAEVLDNAANFSPPNAEVHVYVEEVPAGAIVSVEDSGLVMSDVQLRRAERAVSGDAGGLGGLTGTRLGLAVVGRLSRKHGMKVSFRPSARGGTGVLILIPQDILTTAPSPVRRPADPPARSAPTRAPQPDLGAPAPADAPPQQTEAQESGADAARTGDELPKRRRGRTLAAAESARAAAQSVERRTDPPEDIRTRANRFGAFRQAVRAAGAAERTGGHPLPTVPDDPHSTPSPQTETAPGSPTPSHPEGDTTS